A genomic stretch from Fusarium musae strain F31 chromosome 9, whole genome shotgun sequence includes:
- a CDS encoding hypothetical protein (EggNog:ENOG41~CAZy:PL1), which translates to MKRSALISLIPAFLATASPVPQASEAAGSCGVAEVDELVGYGANTTGGSGDPVTVTSCSELTSALSNGGVIHIDGQLTGCDIMNVKSDTTIRGVGSSSGLTDSGFRIKKADNVIIRNLAMKNPPKEMDLIDIETSTNIWIDHNEFSAKGITGDKDFYDGLLDAKRGSDFLTFSWNKFSDHWKASLIGHSDSNGDQDTGKLHVTYHHNYWSNVNSRAPSIRFGTAHIYSSCYEDLPTSGVNSRMGAQVLVESTAFVNVKRPIVTNLDSKEDGFAIEKDNLFENSETKITQEKDFVPPYDYTTDSADCICDYLKEKAGTGVINV; encoded by the coding sequence ATGAAGCGATCTGCACTTATTTCTCTCATCCCCGCCTTCTTGGCTACTGCTTCTCCTGTCCCTCAAGCTTCTGAAGCTGCTGGTTCTTGCGGCGttgctgaggttgacgaGCTCGTTGGATACGGAGCAAATACCACCGGAGGATCTGGTGATCCCGTCACCGTCACTTCTTGCTCAGAGCTCACGTCTGCTCTCTCCAACGGCGGTGTCATTCACATCGACGGCCAGCTTACTGGTTGCGACATCATGAACGTCAAGAGCGACACCACCATACGTGGCGTTGGTTCCAGCTCTGGTCTCACTGACAGTGGTTTCCGCATTAAGAAGGCCGATAATGTTATCATCCGTAACCTCGCCATGAAGAACCCTCCCAAGGAAATGGATCTCATCGATATTGAGACCTCTACCAACATCTGGATCGACCACAACGAGTTCTCCGCTAAGGGCATCACCGGTGACAAGGACTTCTACGACGGTCTCCTTGACGCCAAGCGCGGCTCCGATTTCCTCACCTTCTCATGGAACAAGTTCTCCGACCACTGGAAGGCTAGTCTCATCGGCCACAGCGACAGCAACGGTGATCAGGACACCGGCAAGCTCCATGTTACTTATCACCACAACTACTGGAGCAACGTCAACAGCCGTGCTCCCTCCATTCGTTTCGGAACTGCACATATTTACAGCAGCTGCTACGAGGATCTTCCCACCTCTGGAGTCAACTCTCGAATGGGCGCTCAAGTTCTCGTGGAGAGCACTGCTTTTGTTAACGTTAAGCGACCTATTGTCACCAACCTTGACTCTAAGGAGGATGGATTCGCTATTGAGAAGGACAACCTTTTCGAGAATAGCGAGACGAAAATTACGCAGGAGAAGGATTTCGTTCCTCCTTATGATTACACCACCGACTCTGCGGATTGTATCTGTGACtatctcaaggagaaggctggTACCGGTGTTATCAACGTCTAA
- a CDS encoding hypothetical protein (EggNog:ENOG41), which translates to MKFQFIDHDSTQKPGARKAIRSHVMKGKNLGRIIQGRGKRHAAPQLKDLHKSPDLSKRGVSVEERRKSLVGAVDNVGNALLFPEIADTDTDTTYSINNPYSGKEYTYFSFPVQFTPSMRYYVYEFHTAICNIIYPYMVADQACLHCLLAMAATYLNILRNIPPPSVESIEATRHFSQALRLMNPRLSQPSAAQEDSNIAIIISLAIHSNITQNLTASTMHLQGLDNLLTFRPGGISDIRECNRPLLHKICRTDIELAVAQGTSTRFGNAGLTAAAAGPISARDLRYPLNQMSELLRQVTRELLALCRRPGKTKMSGLQYQDVLISMWQRLVDFAPLGGTRPQDLMDDVWQLALLAFLVTVTWSASHLKSVHCKLLHKLLRGHVESRVLLERGEEYRPLWFWVVLVYGLSLTNVNCDTLVLREIRKASELLGIGKWEEAKARMKPLPWINIVHEVPGRALWEVAVVYVRPQSFTFIPSDEET; encoded by the exons ATGAAGTTCCAGTTCATCGACCATGATTCAACCCAGAAGCCTGGTGCCCGCAAGGCGATACGAAGTCATGTCATGAAGGGCAAGAATCTTGGCCGTATCATACAAGGTCGTGGGAAAAGACATGCTGCACCgcaattaaaagacttacaCAAGAGCCCAGACCTATCCAAGAGGGGTGTTAGTGTagaggagagaaggaagagtctCGTTGGTGCTGTCGATAATGTTGGCAATGCCTTGTTGTTCCCAGAAATCGCAGatacagacacagacactaCATACTCTATCAACAATCCATACTCGGGAAAAGAGTATACTTACTTCTCATTCCCGGTCCAGTTCACCCCGTCGATGCGATACTATGTCTACGAAT TCCACACTGCGATCTGCAACATCATATACCC GTACATGGTAGCAGACCAAGCCT GCTTGCACTGTCTTCTCGCCATGGCAGCGACGTATCTCAACATCCTACGGAACATCCCACCTCCCAGTGTAGAAAGTATCGAAGCAACCCGTCACTTCTCTCAAGCCCTTCGTCTTATGAACCCGCGTCTCAGCCAACCATCCGCCGCTCAAGAAGACTCCAACATTGCTATAATCATATCCCTGGCAATCCACTCTAACATAACTCAAAACCTCACTGCAAGCACTATGCACCTCCAAGGTCTTGATAACCTCCTCACCTTCCGGCCCGGCGGCATCTCCGACATACGTGAGTGCAACCGCCCACTCCTTCACAAGATCTGCCGAACAGACATCGAACTTGCCGTCGCTCAGGGCACAAGCACACGCTTCGGTAACGCGGGACtcacagcagcagcggcaggGCCGATATCAGCACGGGATCTGCGATACCCATTAAATCAGATGAGTGAATTGTTACGGCAGGTCACACGTGAACTGTTGGCGCTGTGCCGAAGACCCGGAAAGACAAAGATGTCGGGTCTGCAGTATCAGGATGTGCTTATCTCGATGTGGCAGAGACTGGTCGACTTTGCGCCACTGGGTGGTACGAGGCCGCAAGATCTGATGGATGATGTGTGGCAGCTGGCCTTGCTGGCGTTCTTGGTTACCGTCACATGGTCTGCGAGTCATCTCAAGAGTGTACACTGTAAGCTCTTGCACAAGCTTCTTAGGGGCCATGTTGAGAGTCGTGTACTACTGGAGAGGGGAGAAGAGTATCGGCCTTTGTGGTTCTGGGTAGTGTTGGTGTATGGGCTTTCGTTGACGAATGTGAATTGCGATACGCTTGTCCTGCGTGAAATTCGCAAGGCCTCAGAGCTATTAGGGATAGGGAAATGGGAGGAAGCGAAGGCAAGAATGAAGCCGTTGCCGTGGATCAACATTGTCCATGAGGTTCCTGGAAGGGCTTTATGGGAAGTGGCTGTAGTTTATGTTCGGCCTCAGTCTTTCACGTTTATCCCAAGTGATGAGGAGACTTGA
- a CDS encoding hypothetical protein (BUSCO:EOG09262A8G) — protein MAPERVCLAYSGGLDTSTILKWLVLQGYEVVCFLGDCGQEEDFDAVKAKALKLGAEKMIIENVQQELIDDLVWPAIQYLLGTSLARPVLARAMVQVAKDNNCTILSHGCTGKGNDQVRFELAWKACDPKMKVLAPWRIPAFFNRFQGRADLLKFAEEQKIPVSSTPKAPWSMDDNIIHCSYEAGILEQTDKEPPKDMWKRTVDPLDAPDKPTRFTVHFAEGVPTKLEVDGKTVTGSLEIFKEANELGRANGRIANRRASERTLTWYQVLDVRTSSSRGSSGLVMDSKVRIIRDRLSDDWAQCIYNGMYFTPEREFVQNAIAFSQKQVDGKVEALAYKGNVIIVGRSSETSNLYSEEESSMDTLDMDWSVEDTTGFINVNAIRIAKYGERKIRDGEPLSKRK, from the exons atggccccCGAACGTGTTTGCCT TGCCTACTCCGGCG GCCTGGATACTTCCACTATTCTCAA GTGGCTCGTCCTTCAAGGCTATGAGGTCGTTTGTTTCCTCGGAGACTGCGGTCAGGAGGAAGACTTCGATgccgtcaaggccaaggctcttAAGCTCGGTGCTGAGAAGATGATCATCGAGAACGTCCAGCAGGAGCTGATTGACGACTTGGTGTGGCCCGCCATCCAGT ACCTTCTCGGCACAAGTCTGGCCCGCCCCGTGTTGGCCAGGGCCATGGTGCAAGTTGCAAAGGACAACAACTGCACCATCCTCAGCCATGGAT GCACCGGAAAGGGCAATGA CCAAGTCCGCTTCGAGCTGGCCTGGAAGGCCTGTGACCCCAAGATGAAGGTCCTGGCCCCATGGCGCATCCCTGCCTTCTTCAACCGATTCCA GGGACGTGccgatcttctcaagttcgCTGAGGAGCAGAAGATCCCCGTCAGCTCCACTCCCAAGGCCCCCTGGTCTATGGACGACAACATCATT CACTGCTCATATGAGGCCGGT ATTCTCGAACAAACCGACAAGGAGCCCCCGAAGGATATGTGGAAGCGCACTGTTG ATCCCCTGGACGCTCCCGATAAGCCTACTCGCTTCACCGTCCACTTTGCTGAGGGTGTTCCCACTAAGCTTGAAGTCGATGGCAAGACTGTTACTGGCTCTCTggagatcttcaaggagGCCAACGAGTTGGGCCGTGCCAACGGTAGGATTGCAAACCGAAGGGCTTCTGAGCGAACATTGACGTGGTACCAGGTATTGGACGTGAGGACATCGTCGAGTCGAGGTTCATCG GGTCTCGTGATGGACAGCAAGGTCCGCATCATTCGCGACCGTCTCTCAGATGACTGGGCTCAATGTATCTACAAC GGAATGTACTTTACTCCTGAGCGCGAGTTCGTTCAGAACGCGATCGCTTTCAGCCAGAAGCAGGTTGACGGCAAGGTCGAGGCTCTGGCCTACAAGGGCAACGTCATCATCGTTGGCCGCTCCAGCGAGACATCTAACCTCTACAGTGAGGAAGAAAGCAGCATG GACACCCTTGACATGGACTGGAGTGTCGAGGACACAACTGGCTTTATCAACGTGAACGCCATCCGCATCGCCAAGTACGGCGAGCGCAAGATCAGGGATGGCGAGCCCCTTTCCAAGCGCAAGTAA
- a CDS encoding hypothetical protein (EggNog:ENOG41), whose product MLHQHDNKVTSGQVDSSSTEKVDYEKAVSFHEDASQEVFDEPATKRLLRKMDIKLLPFLALLYLLSFLDRTNIGNAKLAGLEDALGMDGKWDYNIAVAVFFPFYVAAEIPSNMAMKRFRPSIWIPSIMIAWAIVTTLMGITKNFGGFLATRMALGLAEGGLFPGITYYITLWYKRHECGLRMAVFFSAATAAGAFGGLFARGVMEMKGLGGLDGWAWIFIIEGLITFVFAVMAFFVMHDYPDTAKFLNDSERKEVLRRLEEDRSVLSDAFNMKFAKDALKDWKIWVHMMITIGIYTPLYSISIFLPTIVKGLGYTNEMAQLMSVPPYVVACLFTIGGGFAADRHGQRGIYMIFFCVVAIIGFIILATVESHGAKYFAAFLITCGIYPNVPQGVAWNGNNIGGSLKRGVGIAMHVGFGNLGGAVSGFVYRKDDAPNYRSGHWTLVATTTMSCILSIFMTIYLRRENARRDQTHKAPHEYTRAEKEMEQDSGDNATFFRYTV is encoded by the exons ATGCTTCACCAACATGACAACAAGGTGACCTCTGGTCAGGTTGACAGCTCATCAACCGAAAAGGTCGACTATGAGAAGGCCGTTTCCTTCCACGAGGATGCCTCCCAGGAGGTCTTCGATGAGCCTGCCACCAAGCGCCTCCTCCGCAAGATGGacatcaagcttcttccctTCCTGGCTCTTCTCTACCTCCTTTCTTTCCTCGACCGTACCAACATCGGTAATGCTAAGCTCGCTGGTCTCGAAGATGCCCTGGGCATGGACGGCAAGTGGGATTACAAC ATTGCTGTCGccgtcttctttcccttctaCGTCGCAGCCGAGATCCCCTCCAACATGGCCATGAAGCGCTTCCGTCCCTCCATCTGGATTCCCAGCATCATGATCGCCTGGGCCATCGTCACAACTCTTATGGGTATCACCAAGAACTTTGGTGGTTTCCTCGCCACTCGCATGGCTCTCGGTCTCGCTGAGGGTGGTCTCTTCCCCGGTATCACTTACTACATCACTCTCTGGTATAAGCGACACGAGTGCGGTCTTCGCATGGCTGTTTTCTTCTCTGCTGCTACCGCTGCTGGTGCTTTCGGTGGTCTCTTTGCTCGCGGTGTCATGGAGATGAAAggtcttggtggtcttgacGGCTGGGCTtggatcttcatcatcgagggTCTCATCACTTTCGTATTCGCTGTCATGGCTTTCTTTGTCATGCACGACTACCCCGACACtgccaagttcctcaacgACTCTGAGCGTAAGGAGGTTCTCCGACGTCTCGAGGAGGATCGATCTGTTCTCTCCGATGCCTTCAACATGAAGTTCGCCAAGGATGCTCTCAAGGACTGGAAGATCTGGGTTCACATGATGATCACCATCGGAATCTACACTCCTCTCtactccatctccatcttccttcCCACCATCGTCAAGGGTCTCGGCTACACCAACGAGATGGCTCAGCTCATGTCTGTTCCTCCCTACGTCGTCGCCTGTCTCTTCACCATCGGCGGTGGTTTCGCTGCTGATAGACACGGCCAGCGTGGTATCtacatgatcttcttctgtgtTGTCGC CATCATTGGTTTCATCATCCTTGCTACTGTTGAATCCCACGGTGCCAAGTACTTCGCCGCTTTCCTCATCACCTGCGGTATTTACCCCAACGTTCCCCAAGGTGTCGCCTGGAACGGCAACAACATTGGTGGTTCTCTCAAGCGTGGTGTTGGCATTGCCATGCACGTCGGCTTC GGTAACCTTGGTGGTGCCGTCTCTGGCTTTGTCTACCGCAAGGATGATGCTCCCAACTACCGCTCCGGTCACTGGACTCTGGTCGCCACTACTACCATGAGCTGCAttctcagcatcttcatGACTATCTACCTCCGACGCGAGAACGCCCGACGTGACCAGACCCACAAGGCTCCTCATGAGTACACCCgcgctgagaaggagatggagcagGACTCTGGCGACAACGCCACCTTCTTCCGATACACCGTCTAA